From Cucumis melo cultivar AY chromosome 1, USDA_Cmelo_AY_1.0, whole genome shotgun sequence, a single genomic window includes:
- the LOC103500691 gene encoding transcription initiation factor TFIID subunit 9 isoform X2: MSDGDEELPRDAKIVKTLLKSMGVEDYEPRVIHQFLELWYRYVVDVLTDAQVYSEHAGKAAIDCDDVKLAIQSKVNFSFSQPPPREVLLELARNRNKIPLPRSIGGPGIALPPDQDTLLSPNYQLAIPKKQAVETMEETEEDEGDDTVVPSQEPSSSEVPQQHAPQRVSFPLAKRPKLT, translated from the exons ATGTCTGACGGAGACGAGGAGTTACCGAGGGATGCTAAAATTGTGAAGACACTGTTGAAATCGATGGGGGTTGAAGATTATGAACCACGAGTTATACACCAGTTTCTTGAGCTGTGGTATCGTTATGTTGTTGACGTACTGACGGATGCACAAGTCTATTCGGAGCATGCCGGCAAGGCTGCCATTGATTGTGATGATGTGAAGCTTGCTATTCAGTCGAAAGTTAATTTCAGCTTCTCGCAACCTCCTCCAAGAGAG GTTCTTCTAGAGTTGGCTAGAAACAGGAATAAGATCCCATTGCCAAGGTCGATTGGCGGGCCTGGTATTGCCCTTCCACCCGATCAAGACACATTGCTCAGTCCCAATTATCAACTGGCAATCCCGAAGAAGCAAGCAGTCGAAACAATGGAAGAAACAGAGGAAGATGAAGGTGATGACACAGTTGTTCCATCCCAAGAACCCAGCTCATCAGAAGTACCTCAACAACATGCCCCACAAAGAGTATCTTTTCCATTGGCAAAACGTCCAAAATTAACATAG
- the LOC103500691 gene encoding transcription initiation factor TFIID subunit 9 isoform X1 translates to MYISCVVEKVSKEMSDGDEELPRDAKIVKTLLKSMGVEDYEPRVIHQFLELWYRYVVDVLTDAQVYSEHAGKAAIDCDDVKLAIQSKVNFSFSQPPPREVLLELARNRNKIPLPRSIGGPGIALPPDQDTLLSPNYQLAIPKKQAVETMEETEEDEGDDTVVPSQEPSSSEVPQQHAPQRVSFPLAKRPKLT, encoded by the exons ATGTACATTTCTTGTGTGGTTGAAAAGGTTAGTAAGGAAATGTCTGACGGAGACGAGGAGTTACCGAGGGATGCTAAAATTGTGAAGACACTGTTGAAATCGATGGGGGTTGAAGATTATGAACCACGAGTTATACACCAGTTTCTTGAGCTGTGGTATCGTTATGTTGTTGACGTACTGACGGATGCACAAGTCTATTCGGAGCATGCCGGCAAGGCTGCCATTGATTGTGATGATGTGAAGCTTGCTATTCAGTCGAAAGTTAATTTCAGCTTCTCGCAACCTCCTCCAAGAGAG GTTCTTCTAGAGTTGGCTAGAAACAGGAATAAGATCCCATTGCCAAGGTCGATTGGCGGGCCTGGTATTGCCCTTCCACCCGATCAAGACACATTGCTCAGTCCCAATTATCAACTGGCAATCCCGAAGAAGCAAGCAGTCGAAACAATGGAAGAAACAGAGGAAGATGAAGGTGATGACACAGTTGTTCCATCCCAAGAACCCAGCTCATCAGAAGTACCTCAACAACATGCCCCACAAAGAGTATCTTTTCCATTGGCAAAACGTCCAAAATTAACATAG
- the LOC103500692 gene encoding phosphoribosylglycinamide formyltransferase, chloroplastic, which translates to MEAQCSLCRSCPNFSFPLIRSPNYSFLLKLPSSSFFSSSSSFVQTNHSTLRSVWFKENIACRKVVSASLEGEVSKTVIQKKKLAVFVSGGGSNFRSIHEASLEGLVHGEIVVVVTNKSSCGGAEYARSKNIPVLLFPKTKDEPHGLSASELVATLRHFEIDFILLAGYLKLIPLELIQAYSKCILNIHPSLLPAFGGKGYYGMKVHKAVVNSGARFSGATIHLVDEHFDTGRILAQRVVPVLSNDSAEDLAARVLKEEHRLYAEVVAALCDERIIWRSDGVPLIQSKENPNEFY; encoded by the coding sequence ATGGAAGCCCAATGTTCTCTCTGTCGGTCTTGCCCAAATTTCTCTTTTCCGTTGATTCGATCTCCCAATTATTCATTCCTTTTGAAGCTTCCTTCttcgtcttttttttcttcttcttcttcctttgtcCAAACCAATCATTCCACTTTGCGTAGTGTTTGGTTCAAGGAAAATATTGCTTGTAGGAAGGTTGTGAGTGCCAGTCTCGAAGGGGAAGTTTCAAAAACTGTGATTCAGAAGAAGAAACTTGCTGTTTTTGTCTCTGGTGGAGGCTCCAATTTCCGTTCGATTCACGAGGCTTCTCTTGAAGGATTGGTTCATGGAGAAATTGTTGTTGTGGTTACTAACAAAAGTAGCTGTGGCGGTGCAGAATATGCAAGAAGTAAGAACATTCCAGTTCTTTTGTTTCCAAAAACCAAAGATGAACCCCATGGCTTATCTGCATCTGAGCTTGTAGCTACCCTTAGACACTTTGAGATTGATTTCATTCTTCTGGCTGGATACCTAAAACTTATACCCCTTGAATTGATACAAGCTTATTCCAAATGTATACTAAATATACACCCATCACTTCTTCCTGCTTTTGGAGGCAAAGGGTACTATGGAATGAAGGTGCACAAGGCAGTGGTTAACTCTGGAGCTCGGTTTTCAGGTGCAACAATCCATTTGGTTGATGAGCACTTTGACACTGGACGGATTCTTGCTCAAAGAGTGGTTCCTGTGCTTTCAAATGATTCAGCGGAGGATCTAGCAGCTAGGGTTCTTAAGGAGGAGCACCGTCTTTACGCTGAAGTAGTTGCAGCATTGTGCGACGAACGAATCATTTGGAGATCAGATGGTGTTCCTCTCATTCAAAGCAAAGAAAATCCTAATGAATTTTACTAG
- the LOC103500694 gene encoding E3 ubiquitin-protein ligase SPL2 isoform X1 translates to MSTSEQALVTLLSRFALSFDGAVLGAALAYATVRTVLKLTASCSALNELRKAPYVTVSDLRHIVSDGNSEQSESDRKLVVVRGTVETRSSVEGNWKSLQPNVLISQESGDRAVIIQRTQVCIFNEWKGFFGWTSDLRAIFGRTFRKQESTSFRTVPFVLVDGHSTYSDFVVVNMEGSRHPLPLTTVYHQLQPVCATPYTFLQAVFGHEYPVGVLDEEKILPLGKNISAVGICSFENGVPVIKSCSDFPHFLCEMTKDQMILDLVFKTKFLFWSSIVLGSLTVGILGYSAVRNWNRWKQWRQHRRLQNSRNDSTTSQLDSSNDIPIYGDFASDDEAATVPDDELSSNVPDGQLCVICLMRRKRSAFIPCGHLVCCERCAVSVERDSSPKCPICRQQIRSSVRIYDS, encoded by the exons ATGTCCACATCGGAGCAAGCCCTTGTTACTTTACTCTCTCGTTTTGCTTTATCGTTTGATGGAGCGGTTTTAGGCGCTGCCCTAGCTTATGCTACCGTTCGTACCGTCCTTAAACTGACTGCTTCTTGCTCCGCTCTCAATGAGCTCCGTAAAGCTCCTTATGTTACTGTTTCTGATCTTCGTCATATCGTTTCCGACGGAAATTCGGAACAATCCGAGTCTGATCGGAAGCTTGTTGTTGTTCGTGGCACCGTGGAGACTAGGTCGTCTGTGGAAGGTAATTGGAAGAGCTTACAGCCTAATGTATTGATTTCTCAGGAGTCTGGAGATAGAGCGGTGATTATTCAGCGAACTCAAGTG TGCATATTCAACGAATGGAAAGGCTTTTTCGGATGGACTTCTGACTTGCGTGCAATTTTTGGAAGAACCTTTAGAAAGCAAGAGTCAACATCATTTAGAACG GTTCCTTTTGTTCTCGTTGATGGTCATTCAACATACTCTGATTTTGTTGTTGTTAACATGGAAGGCTCAAGACATCCCTTACCTCTTACAACTGTGTATCATCAACTGCAGCCCGTTTGTGCTACTCCTTATACCTTCCTTCAAGCAGTTTTTGGTCACGAGTATCCT GTTGGAGTGCTTGATGAGGAGAAAATACTTCCATTAGGAAAAAATATCAGTGCTGTTGGTATATGCAGTTTTGAAAATGGAGTTCCTGTCATAAAGTCTTGCAGTGATTTTCCCCATTTTCT ATGTGAAATGACTAAGGATCAGATGATTCTAGATctagttttcaaaacaaaatttctATTTTGGAGTAGTATTGTCCTCGGTTCATTGACAGTAGGCATTCTTGGTTATTCTGCTGTGAG AAATTGGAATAGATGGAAACAATGGAGGCAACATAGACGGTTACAGAATTCAAGGAATGATTCCACCACGTCACAACTGGATTCAAGCAATGACATTCCTATTTATGGTGATTTTGCATCAGACGACGAGGCAGCAACTGTTCCAGATGACGAGTTATCATCAAACGTTCCAGATGGACAATTGTGCGTGATCTGTCTCATGAGGAGAAAACGATCTGCTTTCATTCCGTGTGGTCATCTAGTTTGTTGCGAACGATGTGCTGTGTCAGTTGAACGTGATTCATCTCCCAAATGTCCCATTTGCCGCCAGCAAATCCGTAGTTCTGTACGGATTTACGATTCGTGA
- the LOC103500694 gene encoding E3 ubiquitin-protein ligase SPL2 isoform X2, with amino-acid sequence MSSVKLLMLLFLIFVISFPTEIRNNPSLIGSLLLFVAPWRLGRLWKCIFNEWKGFFGWTSDLRAIFGRTFRKQESTSFRTVPFVLVDGHSTYSDFVVVNMEGSRHPLPLTTVYHQLQPVCATPYTFLQAVFGHEYPVGVLDEEKILPLGKNISAVGICSFENGVPVIKSCSDFPHFLCEMTKDQMILDLVFKTKFLFWSSIVLGSLTVGILGYSAVRNWNRWKQWRQHRRLQNSRNDSTTSQLDSSNDIPIYGDFASDDEAATVPDDELSSNVPDGQLCVICLMRRKRSAFIPCGHLVCCERCAVSVERDSSPKCPICRQQIRSSVRIYDS; translated from the exons ATGAGCTCCGTAAAGCTCCTTATGTTACTGTTTCTGATCTTCGTCATATCGTTTCCGACGGAAATTCGGAACAATCCGAGTCTGATCGGAAGCTTGTTGTTGTTCGTGGCACCGTGGAGACTAGGTCGTCTGTGGAAG TGCATATTCAACGAATGGAAAGGCTTTTTCGGATGGACTTCTGACTTGCGTGCAATTTTTGGAAGAACCTTTAGAAAGCAAGAGTCAACATCATTTAGAACG GTTCCTTTTGTTCTCGTTGATGGTCATTCAACATACTCTGATTTTGTTGTTGTTAACATGGAAGGCTCAAGACATCCCTTACCTCTTACAACTGTGTATCATCAACTGCAGCCCGTTTGTGCTACTCCTTATACCTTCCTTCAAGCAGTTTTTGGTCACGAGTATCCT GTTGGAGTGCTTGATGAGGAGAAAATACTTCCATTAGGAAAAAATATCAGTGCTGTTGGTATATGCAGTTTTGAAAATGGAGTTCCTGTCATAAAGTCTTGCAGTGATTTTCCCCATTTTCT ATGTGAAATGACTAAGGATCAGATGATTCTAGATctagttttcaaaacaaaatttctATTTTGGAGTAGTATTGTCCTCGGTTCATTGACAGTAGGCATTCTTGGTTATTCTGCTGTGAG AAATTGGAATAGATGGAAACAATGGAGGCAACATAGACGGTTACAGAATTCAAGGAATGATTCCACCACGTCACAACTGGATTCAAGCAATGACATTCCTATTTATGGTGATTTTGCATCAGACGACGAGGCAGCAACTGTTCCAGATGACGAGTTATCATCAAACGTTCCAGATGGACAATTGTGCGTGATCTGTCTCATGAGGAGAAAACGATCTGCTTTCATTCCGTGTGGTCATCTAGTTTGTTGCGAACGATGTGCTGTGTCAGTTGAACGTGATTCATCTCCCAAATGTCCCATTTGCCGCCAGCAAATCCGTAGTTCTGTACGGATTTACGATTCGTGA
- the LOC103500695 gene encoding protein NODULATION SIGNALING PATHWAY 1 yields MIKLVPPPPSNQQATLKNSIFSLPNQKSLFSYLSLSFLFSPSKMTIEETGPDHPSDHILDWLEDSVPFFSSFLDETSNSSSINCYQWWDENQDTGEDLINGCLSNSPTTVVSTRQPNTPTSHHLPPSDLTKKRKAPDDSVHKKSQTHQNPRKNQNNQSKNIADKGSGAVEGVTVIKKSVGNKKNASKSTGNNYNNGSNKEGRWAEQLLNPCANAIVKGDATRVHHLLCVLQELASPTGDANHRLADHGLRALAYHLSSNSSSSSFSSYSSTVSPITFASTDPRFFQRSLIKFHEVSPWFAFPNNIANSSILHILSEESNRPRNLHVLDIGVSHGVQWPTLLEALTRRSGGPPPLIRLTVIAPTVEHDQNTETPFSIGPPGDNISSRLLSFAKSLNINLQINRLDIHSLQSLNSQAINKSRDEILIVCSQFRLHQLKHSAPDERQEFLQNLRKMEPKAVILSENNMGCSCSKCVNFEMGFRRGVEYVWKFLDSTSAAFKGRESEERRVMEGEAAKALRNVEGEMNEEKGKWCERMRNVGFERKRFGEDTIDTARASMRRYDNNWEMRMEDKDGCVGLWWKGQPVSFCSLWKLGIKSNAL; encoded by the coding sequence ATGATTAAACTTGTACCACCCCCACCATCAAACCAGCAAGCAACCCTGAAAAACTCCATCTTCTCCCTCCCTAATCAAAAGAGTCTCTTCTCttatctttctctttcttttctgtTTTCACCAAGCAAAATGACCATTGAAGAAACAGGGCCAGACCACCCGTCAGATCACATATTGGACTGGTTAGAGGACTCGGttcctttcttttcctctttcctAGATGAGACTAGCAACTCCAGCTCTATAAACTGCTATCAATGGTGGGATGAGAATCAGGACACAGGTGAAGATCTGATTAATGGCTGTCTCAGCAACTCCCCCACTACCGTTGTTAGCACTAGACAACCAAACACACCCACTTCCCACCACTTGCCTCCATCTGATTTGaccaagaaaagaaaagctCCAGATGATTCAGTTCATAAGAAATCACAAACCCATCAGAACCCAAGGAAGAATCAGAACAACCAGAGCAAGAATATTGCAGATAAAGGCAGTGGAGCTGTTGAGGGAGTGACTGTGATAAAGAAATCAGTAGGAAACAAGAAAAATGCATCAAAATCCACAGGAAATAACTATAATAACGGCAGCAACAAGGAAGGAAGGTGGGCAGAGCAATTGCTAAATCCTTGTGCTAATGCTATTGTAAAAGGAGATGCGACAAGAGTACATCACCTTCTTTGTGTTCTTCAAGAGCTCGCCTCACCCACCGGTGACGCTAACCACCGGCTCGCCGACCACGGTCTCCGAGCTTTGGCCTATCACCTGTCCTCcaattcttcatcttcttctttttcttcttattcctCCACAGTTTCTCCGATTACTTTCGCTTCGACGGACCCTCGTTTCTTCCAGAGGTCGTTGATCAAGTTCCACGAGGTGAGTCCATGGTTTGCATTTCCAAACAACATCGCAAATTCTTCAATCCTCCACATTCTCTCTGAAGAATCTAATCGCCCGCGAAATCTTCACGTTCTTGACATTGGTGTTTCTCATGGTGTGCAATGGCCTACACTGCTCGAGGCCTTGACTCGCCGTTCCGGTGGACCTCCTCCACTAATCCGTCTAACAGTCATAGCTCCAACCGTCGAACATGACCAAAACACCGAGACTCCGTTTTCAATTGGTCCACCAGGAGACAACATCTCCTCACGGCTTCTCAGTTTCGCCAAATCTCTAAACATCAATTTACAAATCAACCGCCTGGACATTCACTCACTCCAGAGTTTAAATTCACAAGCAATCAACAAGTCCCGAGACGAAATCCTAATTGTTTGCTCACAGTTCAGACTCCATCAGTTGAAACACAGTGCTCCAGACGAAAGACAAGAATTCTTACAAAATCTTCGAAAAATGGAACCAAAGGCAGTGATACTGAGTGAAAACAACATGGGATGTAGCTGTAGCAAGTGCGTAAATTTCGAAATGGGGTTCAGAAGAGGAGTAGAATATGTATGGAAATTTCTGGATTCAACGAGCGCAGCATTCAAAGGGAGAGAAAGTGAGGAAAGAAGAGTGATGGAAGGTGAAGCGGCAAAAGCATTGAGGAATGTGGAAGGAGAAATGAATGAGGAAAAGGGAAAATGGTGTGAAAGAATGAGAAATGTGGGTTTTGAGAGAAAAAGGTTTGGGGAAGACACCATTGATACGGCTCGAGCTTCAATGAGAAGGTATGATAATAATTGGGAGATGAGAATGGAAGATAAAGATGGATGTGTAGGATTATGGTGGAAAGGCCAACCCGTTTCGTTTTGTTCGTTGTGGAAGTTGGGGATCAAATCCAATGccctttga
- the LOC103500696 gene encoding auxin-binding protein ABP19a has protein sequence MKLIKKPHHPKKETSEQLHNSPQKMFHSLLIISLLFSLSNAAVQDFCVADLKGPQGPAGYSCKIASVVTADDFVYTGLGAAGNISSLIKAAVTPAFVEQYPGVNGLGLSAARLDLAPGGVIPLHTHPGASELLLVTQGIIEAGFISSANAVYVKTLKKGDLMVFPQGLLHFQINAGGVTAVGFPVFSSPSPGLQILDFALFANDLSTDLVSKTTFLDPVLIKKLKAVLGGSG, from the coding sequence ATGAAACTCATCAAGAAACCACACCATCCCAAAAAGGAAACGAGTGAACAACTACACAACTCACCCCAAAAAATGTTTCACTCCCTACTCATCATTTCCCTCCTCTTCTCTCTTTCCAATGCAGCTGTTCAAGATTTCTGTGTTGCCGATCTGAAAGGTCCACAAGGGCCAGCAGGGTATTCCTGTAAGATCGCTAGTGTCGTGACTGCAGACGACTTTGTATATACAGGCTTAGGTGCTGCTGGAAACATATCGAGTCTAATCAAAGCTGCAGTCACTCCAGCATTTGTAGAGCAGTATCCAGGAGTGAATGGCCTCGGTCTCTCTGCTGCTCGGTTAGACTTGGCACCGGGTGGTGTTATACCACTCCACACACACCCAGGAGCTTCGGAATTGCTACTTGTGACACAAGGTATCATTGAGGCCGGTTTTATCTCTTCCGCTAATGCTGTCTACGTAAAGACACTGAAAAAGGGAGACCTTATGGTATTCCCACAAGGGTTGCTACATTTTCAGATTAATGCCGGTGGCGTAACGGCAGTTGGTTTCCCTGTATTCAGTAGCCCAAGCCCTGGTCTCCAAATCCTCGACTTCGCACTATTTGCCAACGACTTGAGCACTGATTTGGTGTCTAAGACCACTTTCCTTGACCCAGTTCTCATCAAAAAGCTAAAGGCTGTTCTTGGTGGGAGTGGTTAG
- the LOC103500697 gene encoding transcription initiation factor TFIID subunit 12b, translating to MADSTSSPRPVQPNPMDPSPPPPQQQPQVQPSTTAIPQNSSNPSNSSVNPPIPSPSALVQSPSIDHLHPLAQISSPPLSHISLPQNQQQQQQQQLSPAVGLDYQQKPIQQQQQQQQQQQQQQQQQLVQQPQNASAMTNFQIQQALQRSPSMSRLNQMQPQQQQQQQQQFGMMRQPSALYSQMNFGGASTNQQQQQQQQQPNQQQQMGTGNLSRSTLIGQGNHLPMLSGAAQYNLPSQLLASSKQKAGLVQGPQFQSSNSHGQALQGIQAMGMMGSMNLPSQLRANGLASPYAQQRINQGQIRQQLSQQSSLTSPQVQNLPRMSNLAFMNQQLTNLAQNGQPTMMQNSLQQQQWLKQMPSMSTPGSPSFRLQRQQQVLLHQQLASSSQLHQNSMSLNPQQFPQLVQQQSSMGHQQLHQQQQQQQQQQPQSQQQPPQQQLQQQLQQQPLHQQQQLLQQASPQQSLQPVLHQHQQHSPRIAGLAGQKSLSLTGSHPDATASGASTPGGSSSQGTEAATQVLGKRKIQDLVSQVDPHGKLEPEVEDLLLEIADDFIDSVTTFSCNLAKHRKSSTLESKDLLLHLEKNWQLNVPGYSSDEWKNHNKNLSSSDVHKKRLDMIRLLKEASCVETNLNSPKEMVRQGVGMSIGPNTLTRPSPSSEQLLSQTAGSQLLQQMMRF from the exons ATGGCAGACAGTACTTCGTCGCCTAGACCGGTTCAACCGAACCCGATGGACCCTTCACCACCACCGCCGCAACAACAACCGCAAGTTCAACCTTCAACCACCGCTATTCCTCAAAATTCATCAAATCCATCAAATTCCTCTGTAAATCCTCCCATTCCATCTCCTTCTGCACTTGTTCAATCGCCTTCGATTGACCATTTACATCCGCTAGCTCAAATCTCTTCTCCTCCTCTTTCGCACATCTCTCTTCCGCAAAATCAACAGCAACAGCAACAGCAACAGTTGAGTCCTGCGGTTGGATTGGATTACCAACAGAAGCCTATACAGcaacagcagcagcagcagcagcaacaacaacagcaacaacagCAGCAATTGGTGCAACAACCTCAGAATGCGAGTGCGATGACGAATTTCCAAATCCAGCAAGCTTTGCAGCGGTCTCCTTCTATGTCTCGGTTGAACCAAATGCAGCCACAGCAGcaacagcagcagcagcagcagttTGGGATGATGAGACAGCCATCGGCGCTTTATAGTCAGATGAATTTTGGTGGGGCTTCTACAAACCAGCAGCAACAACAACAGCAGCAACAGCCTAACCAACAACAGCAAATGGGAACTGGGAATCTGTCGCGGTCTACATTAATTGGTCAGGGTAACCATTTGCCCATGTTGTCTGGAGCGGCTCAGTATAATTTGCCGTCACAATTACTGGCTTCG TCAAAGCAGAAGGCTGGATTAGTCCAAGGTCCACAATTTCAGTCAAGTAACTCTCATGGGCAAGCTTTGCAAGGAATTCAAGCAATGGGGATGATGGGTTCAATGAATTTGCCCTCACAACTAAGAGCTAATGGCCTTGCCTCGCCGTATGCCCAACAGAGAATAAACCAAGGTCAAATAAGGCAGCAATTATCTCAACAAAGTTCACTCACCTCTCCACAG GTTCAGAACTTACCGAGAATGTCAAATCTTGCATTTATGAATCAACAATTGACCAATTTGGCTCAGAATGGGCAGCCAACCATGATGCAGAACTCTTTGCAACAGCAACAGTGGCTAAAGCAAATGCCATCAATGTCTACCCCTGGCTCACCTTCATTTCGTCTGCAGAGGCAACAACAAGTCTTGCTACACCAGCAGCTGGCTTCATCTAGTCAATTGCATCAAAACTCCATGTCGTTGAATCCTCAACAGTTTCCTCAGCTTGTACAGCAACAGTCATCCATGGGACATCAACAGCTGCAtcaacaacaacagcaacagCAACAGCAGCAACCGCAGTCACAACAACAACCACCACAACAACAGCTACAACAGCAGCTACAACAGCAGCCACTTCATCAACAACAGCAGCTACTTCAACAAGCATCACCACAGCAGTCTCTGCAACCAGTATTGCATCAGCATCAGCAGCATTCTCCTAGGATAGCTGGACTTGCGGGCCAGAAATCTCTTAGTTTGACTGGATCACATCCAGATGCCACAGCATCTGGCGCTAGTACACCTGGGGGAAGTTCAAGCCAAGGGACAGAGGCTGCAACTCAAGTCCTTGGGAAGAGAAAGATACAAGATTTGGTTTCACAG GTAGATCCACATGGAAAGCTGGAACCTGAAGTTGAAGATCTTCTCTTGGAGATTGCCGATGATTTTATTGATTCG GTTACTACCTTTTCATGCAATTTGGCAAAACACCGAAAATCCTCAACTTTAGAATCCAAAGATTTATTGCTACACTTAG AGAAGAATTGGCAGTTGAACGTTCCTGGATATTCAAGTGATGAGTGGAAGAAtcacaacaaaaat TTATCATCAAGTGATGTCCACAAGAAACGTTTGGACATG ATACGCCTATTGAAGGAAGCCTCCTGTGTCGAAACAAATTTAAACAGCCCTAAAGAGATGGTACGACAAGGGGTTGGAATGTCAATTGGTCCCAACACTCTAACAAGGCCTTCACCGAGTTCAGAACAACTATTATCACAAACGGCTGGTTCACAGTTGCTGCAGCAAATGATGAGGTTTTAG
- the LOC103500698 gene encoding uncharacterized protein At2g37660, chloroplastic, with translation MLNSLLLHSIVPTPSSELNPFLKWGNSSPLFLISTRHESVRCFAKKKIGFMDQILDYIEGGPKLRKWYGAPDLVSKNESALKDEDEYSEEGTIRDAILVTDGDTEIGQMVILSLIVKKARVKALVKDKKAALEAFGLYVEPVAGDIRDEPSLKKALREVRTIICPKEGFLSSAASLKGVQHIVLLSQLSNYRSVSGVQALLKGNAKKMAEQDEAVLVASGIPYTIIRAGSLLDTPGGNQGFSFEEGCATAGTLSKEDAAFICVEATDVIPKGGFAFEVANGNEQVSDWKVWLTRLLEKTEQLQ, from the exons ATGCTCAACAGTCTCCTTCTCCATTCCATTGTTCCCACCCCTTCCTCTGAACTCAATCCATTTCTCAAATGGGGAAATTCCTCTCCCCTCTTCCTCATCTCCACAAGGCACGAAAGCGTTCGTTGCTTCGCCAAGAAGAAGATCGGATTCATGGATCAAATTCTTGACTACATTGAAG GCGGTCCCAAGTTAAGGAAATGGTACGGGGCGCCCGACCTTGTTTCTAAAAATGAATCTGCCCTTAAAGACGAGGATGAATATTCCG AGGAAGGTACGATCAGGGATGCAATTTTGGTGACTGATGGGGATACTGAGATTGGTCAG ATGGTGATATTATCGTTGATTGTGAAAAAAGCCAGAGTCAAGGCGTTAGTGAAGGATAAGAAAGCTGCCCTTGAAGCTTTTGGATTATATGTTGAG CCAGTAGCCGGTGATATCAGAGATGAGCCATCATTGAAGAAAGCTCTTAGAGAAGTCCGCACTATAATATGTCCAAAA GAAGGATTTTTATCCAGTGCTGCAAGCCTGAAAGGGGTGCAACATATAGTTCTCTTATCCCAG TTATCCAATTATAGAAGTGTTAGTGGTGTCCAAGCTCTTCTTAAAGGCAATGCAAAAAAGATGGCTGAGCAAGATGAAGCAGTTCTAGTGGCATCAGGAATTCCTTATACCATCATACGAGCTGGCTCCTTGCTAGATACGCCTGGTGGGAATCAAGGATTCAGCTTTGAAGAG GGTTGTGCAACTGCGGGAACTCTCAGCAAGGAGGATGCCGCCTTCATTTGTGTAGAAGCTACTGATGTGATTCCTAAAGGAGGGTTTGCATTTGAG GTAGCGAATGGAAATGAACAAGTTTCAGATTGGAAAGTGTGGTTGACAAGATTACTAGAGAAAACAGAGCAGCTTCAGTGA
- the LOC103500699 gene encoding 40S ribosomal protein S3-3: MATQMSKKRKFVADGVFFAELNEVLTRELAEDGYSGVEVRVTPMRTEIIIRATRTQNVLGEKGRRIRELTSVVQKRFKFPEDSVELYAEKVNNRGLCAIAQAESLRYKLLGGLAVRRACYGVLRFVMESGAKGCEVIVSGKLRAQRAKSMKFKDGYMISSGQPVKEYIDSAVRHVLLRQGVLGIKVKIMLDWDPKGKQGPPTPLPDLVTIHTPKEEEDFIRPVAAVIPTAEIEVGAA, translated from the exons ATGGCTACCCAAATGAGCAAAAAGCGAAAG TTTGTGGCTGATGGAGTGTTCTTTGCTGAGCTTAACGAAGTTCTTACTAGAGAGCTTGCAGAGGATGGATACTCCGGAGTGGAGGTTAGGGTTACACCTATGCGTACTGAGATTATCATTAGGGCTACTCGCACTCAGAACGTTCTTG GTGAGAAAGGAAGGAGAATCAGAGAATTGACATCTGTTGTTCAGAAGCGTTTCAAGTTCCCTGAAGACAGTGTTGAGCTATATGCCGAGAAGGTCAACAACAGAGGACTCTGTGCCATTGCTCAAGCTGAGTCTCTGCGCTACAAGCTTTTAGGAGGCCTTGCTGTGAGAAG gGCCTGCTATGGTGTTCTTAGATTTGTCATGGAGAGTGGAGCTAAAGGATGTGAG GTTATTGTTAGTGGTAAGCTGAGAGCTCAGCGTGCAAAATCCATGAAATTCAAGGATGGCTACATGATTTCGTCTGGACAGCCAGTGAAAGAATATATAGACTCTGCCGTGAGACACGTTCTTCTTAGACAG GGTGTTTTGGGTATCAAGGTCAAGATCATGCTCGATTGGGATCCTAAGGGTAAGCAAGGTCCACCGACGCCTCTTCCAGATTTGGTTACCATCCATACTCCCAAAGAGGAAGAGGATTTCATCAGGCCTGTGGCTGCTGTGATCCCGACGGCCGAGATTGAAGTTGGAGCAGCTTAA